In Vicugna pacos chromosome 6, VicPac4, whole genome shotgun sequence, the DNA window ggatgtgtctgtcaGGCAGGCTATAGGATGTGAAGTTTGAGAGAGCACACtgtcgactgaaaaaaaatgcacaacctaaaagtcgagagttatgttttattcaggtggattttctgaggacttcaagccagGGAGGTACTCTCAGATCTAAGAGACAGTTCTGAAGAGGTCGGGGAGAAGCTGGGACATAGGAGTCTTTGCAGCAAAGACTAGGTAGTtgaaacatcaaaagattactgctgttaattaaagaaaaccaggtatctcaagttaaggaatttagcggttttctatgtatgggaaggtgcaaaagtctgggctcattgaaatcattcctttgatatgcaccttagctatctagggccagtatcttgttctTCCCCAATCCTGAGTCCCCTCTGAATGCACCCCTAGGGGTGGCTGTAGAGGCTGAGGACTTGGCAGTGGGCAgcctgcttgtctccatcctgagttcctcCGGCTCACCACtggtagtggctgatgacttggtgGCTGCAacgtcctttgtttactgatagggcagggacatttttttcctttacaacaCCATTGCAGAGTCATCAGTGTGTGGTCGTTCCAGCTATGAGATCACTTAGATATATCGCTCAAGAGTAATAATGGTCTAGAAAAAGGAAGAATTCTGAGGAACACAGCAGTGTTTCAGAGCtggggaagaagagaagagagctAGAAAAGCAGTGTCAGAGAAACTGAGGAGTTAGTTGGAGTTGAAGAGGAAACTTAGCAATAACAtggttattgatttttatttatttttttggtgtgtATTTTAAAGAGAATAACACATAAGAAAATGGGTCTGTCTTTACCCAGCTGTTAAAGAGTAGATGCTTCAGTGTGGATGGTGTGCTTGGCTTTTTGTTGGGCAGTTCCTCCTCACCCCTGTCCAGAGCACAGTGCCCCAGCCCATATCCAGAACCCCACAGACACTTACATGAGGTCTAACACGTGAGCTTTAAAGCCCTTTCCAAATTGAATCTAAGGTTCAAACAGATTCTTGGCCCatcccagaaattctgattcagtgggcccagggatcttgattttttttaaaggagattttTGAGCCATCTAATGAACACTCATTTGTGGGTAGGTGCTATAACCCTGCATTTTATTTAATTGCAAAGAAGTAGGACTTTATTATTGtgaacttttaaaatacaattgtGAGAAGAGATTGGCAACCATGGAAACCTGGCTGGAGCCTTCTGCAGTGCCTGTGTAAgggagtgagggggtggggggggtgaggGTGAGGAAAGTGCCACCATCTAGTGTAATCTGTTAGAGATGTGAAGTTTTTATTTCATGGATTTCTGTAGTAGATGCTCCTGATGCTCTGCGTCATGTCTTCCTGGTCCACTACTGATTTCAACCAAAACTCAGATTTTTGCAATGTCTCTAAGTCTTGCCAgcacttttctattttctgtctcagaGCCTTTAAGCCCGgcaaaggaagggaagagagggtAATATCCCAGACATGCTTTAACCAGCGGGTTAAGCGAGTCTGTGCCTAGAGGTTCTGCTTTCTTCAGGGCCTGCCTCCACAGTCACCCTGGTTGTATCAAATGACCTTactggcttttttccccctcttgtaCCCTTCCTCACTTCTGTTCCTTGGGATCATCTATTTTAATCCTGCTAAAACCTTGTCTATTAGTAATGTGTCAGTTGAGCTTACTTTACAGgttaataaaagcaaacaaaagcttTCTGTAATCACATTAGTTTCCTCCTAATGTCCCTGTCTATCAATAATAGCACCTAAAATAATGTGTGGGGGAGGAAGGTGAAGAGAACATATTGTGCAATGCAGAATGGCACACACATTGCTGAAGTTTAAATTTATTCACAGACATTCTGTTATGAGATCATTATGTGAGAATTAATTGGATTTTTCAACAGCCTCCATTTCTTACATTTCACTTAGAGAAGGGTTGAAGGGATATGAAAAACCCCGAAAATCATCGACACAGACAGCACTGGATGTgtctcttttattcatttatttgtttattttagccaTATACCTCCATCTTGTTCTTGAAGAAATCTGGGTGGCTCTTTTTGTAAGATTGAATTGTAGAATGTATGATTCTGTATTGTGTAGaatataaagctattaaaaatgcTATAGTGCAGAAAGGGGGAAGATCTCTAAAGATTAAGGATATAAATCACCAAAGATCAGAAACAAATCAGTCTGACCTATTTCAGAGTTATCTTCTTAAAGATACTTGGTGTGCCTTAAAAGTAAGATTTTGCTTTACCTAGCTAGAAGGTATTCGTATCCATATTTCTCCTTTTAGCTGAGACTGGACTCTAGGAATTAAAAGTTGAAATGAAAGGTAAATTTGTTACGGATAATTATTTTCACTCTTGGTGATTAAAACTGATACCTGAAAGCAGTTACTGCATACCATGCAGGCTGCCACAGTGTGCAGGCACTGGGTAAATGCTATGGAGCGAATGAAAAGGGAATGTGCTGGATTGCccagtgtgtgtgttttagacTGTGTCACCAGGAGCCAAGAGTAGGTGAAGCCCATGGGCTTAGACCTGTGAAAGCTCTTGCTTTTCCTTACTCCCACTAATCTGTGACTGTAGATGTTTATTTTGGTCTGTAGGTTTATTTTGTAGACCAGGCATCTCTACAAAACACTTTTTCCTCAGTCTAGGGTGTTCTGTGTAGCAGTGAGATATTTTGACAAAATCATTAGGTAGTAGTATTCCAACCCCTCTGTTAATCTCAGACCCAGAgaggaagtgacttgtccaaggtaaAAATCACCATGTCTAGCTGATGAGTGATACTGTGGTTTCTGTATTTGATTTAAGATATTTGCAGAAAAAATGATATTTGCAGAAAATCTGACAGCTAAGAGCATATACAAGTAGATTGGTTAGAAAATGAAGGCTAATAGATGGGCAAAGTATGTAAGTAGataatgagaattgtaaacatcTAAATATTCAACAGTATGGGAATAACTTGGAAAGCATTATAACAATTTTGATAGACTGTTTTGAGAACAATAAAATGCTAGTTGTGATGACTTAGAAATAGTGTTAACCTACTAGGGATTCTGGATGGGTTCCTCTTATACTTTCATTTCTTCTATACTGTGCCTTGTACTGACTGGAATGTTTTCAATGAGTTCAAATTTCTTTACATTTAATGGACAGATTTTATGTATAGAATGTTAACTAATAATCAGTTTCTAAAATTCACTTGGTCTAGTCAGTTTGAACTTCACCTATTTATTTTCTAGCCTGTACTCCATGGAAAGaggttattttgcttttgttatgCTTGATCTATGTACATTAAAACTAGCTGAAATGAGAGTTGTTAAAGTTTTAGGGAACTGGTAGAAAATGTTTCTGTTATTTCCTAGAATCATGagaatgtaagtttaaaaaaaaacttttctaaaaaatgaaatcagtatcttaaTCAAATGTGTATTTCCTTCCTTAGAACCTCTGTTATGCACCTAAAGCCATATTGGAAACTGCAGAAGAAAGTGCGACCTCTGGAAATCAGCACAGAAACTCTGAGAACTCCTATGAGCCACCAGGAGGCTATAAATGATGAAAAACTCAAAGCTAGCTGCATGAAACCAAGTGTCTTTGCTTCAGCCTCTCTTGGTAAAGTATCATCTCGAGAGCCTTTTGGGGTCCTGTCTCCAAATGTTCTGTGCAGTATGAGTGGGAAGAGTCCCGTAGAGAGCAGCTTGAGTGTTAAAACCAAGAAGAATGCACCATCTGCAACAATCCACCAGGGCGAAGAAGGGGAAGGGCCACTTGATATCTGGGCTGTTGTGAAACCAGGAAATACCAAGGAGAAGATCGCATTCTTTGCAGCCCACCAGTGTAGCAATAGAATAGGAtctatgaaaataaaaagctCCTGGGATATTGACGGGAGAGCtactaaaagaaggaaaaaatcagGGGATCTTAAAAAAGCCAAGATACAGTTGGAAAGGATGAAGGAAGTCAACAGCAGGTGCTACCAGCCTGAGCCTTTTGCGTGTGGCATTGAGCACTGTTCTGTGCATTATGTGAGTGACAGCGGGGACAGTGTCTATGCCGGGAGGCCTCTGTCAGTCATCCAGATGGTTGCCTTCCTCGAGCAAAGAGCCAGTACTCTGCTAGCCAGTTGTGCGAAAAACTGCACTAACTCACCTGCCGTTGTGAGGTTTTCTGGCCAATCCAGAGGTGTGCCCCCAGCCTCTGAGCCCTTCTCTGCTCCAGGGGCATGTGAAGAACCCACGGAAAGGAGGAATCCTGAGGTTGGTGAACCACAGAGCGAGCCGGTCCGCGTCCTCGACATGGTGGCCAGGCTGGAGTCCGAGTGCCTGAAGCAACAGAGCCAGCGGGAGCCCGGGAGCCTCTCGAGGAGTAACAGCTTCCGTCGCAGCGTAGGCCGCGTGCTGCTTGTGAGTGGCACTCAGGCTGATGAAAGCAGAGCAAACAAAGGCGCCTTGGAGGTGCCTGACACTCAGGCGAATCCTGTGGGGTCTGTGTCTGTGGACTGTGGCCCCCTGAGAGCTGACCGTTGCTCTCCTCAGGGGGACCAGGCCTGGGACAGCGCTCCTCGGGGCTGCGCCCCACTGCCCACAGACGTGAGTTTCCACACGGACAGTGCAGGATTGCAGCCAGATCAGCAGACTGCCGGGGAAAGCAGCAATAGATACGACGTGGAAATGACAGAGGAACCTGTCGGGTCACTGTTTCCTCCTCGCACCTCTCCCCAAGCCATTGAATTGCCCACAGATGCTGTTGATCGTATGAGTCAAGAGCTTGTGCCACTTACTAACCAAAATCCtgatcagagaagaaaagaatctttgtgtatTAGCATCACTGTGTCCAAGGTAGAGAAAGAGCAGGCTTCTAGTTTAAAATCCTGCGAAGACCCGCTTCCAGGGATGTTGTTTTTTTTGGCTCCTGGTCAGCACCAGTCGGGCTGTTCCCAGTTGAGCGAAAGCACAACAGAAGAGCCTTCTGGGGCCAGTCAGCTTGAAGATGCTGCTGAGGGTGACAGTGCGTCCGGGGAAAAAAGGCTTTCAGTGGATTCATTTGTCCCCCCGGCCTCTCCTGTGGAAAGTACGTTACCAGTGCTTGAGGCGTCCAGTTGGAAGAAGCAGGTGTCACATGACTTTCTGGAGACCAGATTTAAAATCCAGCAGCTTTTGGAGCCTCAGCAGTACATGGCGTTTCTGCCCCACCACATTATGGTGAAAATCTTCAGGTTACTTCCCACTAAGAGTTTAGTGGCTCTTAAATGTACCTGCTGCTATTTCAAGTTTATCATTGAATATTACAATATCAGGCCAGCAGATTCTCGCTGGGTTCGGGATCCACGCTATAGAGAGGACCCGTGCAAGCAGTGCAAGAAGAAGTATGTGAAAGGGGACGTGTCCCTGTGCCGGTGGCACCCTAAGCCCTATTGCCAGGCGTTGCCCTATGGTCCAGGATACTGGATGTGCTGCCACCGGTCTCAGAAGGGCTTCCCTGGCTGTAAGCTGGGGCTTCATGACAATCACTGGGTCCCGGCTTGCCACAGCTTCAATCGGGCAATCcacaagaaatcaaaagggacTGAAGCCGAAGAGGAGTACTGAGTCCGTGTGCGAGGTGATGGGCTGGTTTTTAAAGCTGCAAGACACCGCCCATTGCAGTGGGTgctacctctctgagccccactcCAGGAGCCTCTGCTCACCCCATCTGGACGGCCACCGCTCAGGAGTCTGACGAGCTGTGCGGGAGCATCACTCTCGTTGTTTTACAGCAGTGCCGCGTGTTTGGTCCAGGGGGTAGCCCGCAGTGTGAGTCACTGGGCTGTGAATAACTATGCTGTTTTCCCAGATCACATCCTTCCTCAGAGGGTGAGGACTTGCCACCGTCCAGAATGTTCAGAAGAGTTCATTGCTGAATATGCAGGCAGTCCCCCAGAAGGGGTTCCAGGAATGTTCTGAGCACTGTCATCGTGTTTGAAATAAGTGAACAGTGTCCTGTGAGAAGAACGGCAGTACTCTTGGATGAGAAGTGTGCTTACAGAGGAATTCGGGCACCTTAACTTGGACCTTGTGTGCGTGATTTGTGAGATTGATGTTTGTGGTTGGAGATGGATTTCATGCCCTGTGGTGTTTACAGTGTATATAATGGTTGTGTTTTCATAGGGCTATGAAAGTGCACATTAAACCCGAGCGCCTTTACTTTAGATGAGTGCTTTTGGCCCCTCTGTAAATA includes these proteins:
- the FBXO34 gene encoding F-box only protein 34 — protein: MHLKPYWKLQKKVRPLEISTETLRTPMSHQEAINDEKLKASCMKPSVFASASLGKVSSREPFGVLSPNVLCSMSGKSPVESSLSVKTKKNAPSATIHQGEEGEGPLDIWAVVKPGNTKEKIAFFAAHQCSNRIGSMKIKSSWDIDGRATKRRKKSGDLKKAKIQLERMKEVNSRCYQPEPFACGIEHCSVHYVSDSGDSVYAGRPLSVIQMVAFLEQRASTLLASCAKNCTNSPAVVRFSGQSRGVPPASEPFSAPGACEEPTERRNPEVGEPQSEPVRVLDMVARLESECLKQQSQREPGSLSRSNSFRRSVGRVLLVSGTQADESRANKGALEVPDTQANPVGSVSVDCGPLRADRCSPQGDQAWDSAPRGCAPLPTDVSFHTDSAGLQPDQQTAGESSNRYDVEMTEEPVGSLFPPRTSPQAIELPTDAVDRMSQELVPLTNQNPDQRRKESLCISITVSKVEKEQASSLKSCEDPLPGMLFFLAPGQHQSGCSQLSESTTEEPSGASQLEDAAEGDSASGEKRLSVDSFVPPASPVESTLPVLEASSWKKQVSHDFLETRFKIQQLLEPQQYMAFLPHHIMVKIFRLLPTKSLVALKCTCCYFKFIIEYYNIRPADSRWVRDPRYREDPCKQCKKKYVKGDVSLCRWHPKPYCQALPYGPGYWMCCHRSQKGFPGCKLGLHDNHWVPACHSFNRAIHKKSKGTEAEEEY